The proteins below are encoded in one region of Haloterrigena turkmenica DSM 5511:
- a CDS encoding MBL fold metallo-hydrolase has protein sequence MTEINPTELGNRLHDDEDVLVLDIRYRDDYEEWHVPDSVNVDVYDDLTADTEAAKETLADLPEDREIVTVCAAGVISQTATDVLRELGYDAETLADGMNGWSRVHRSDPVPTDLDGTLVQVARPGKGCLSHVLISDGEAAVFDPSHYHEEYEAILEDYDADLVAVFDTHAHADHVSGGAELAERHDVPYSLHPKDALEIDANPIEDGESIAIGSVDVEVIHTPGHSEGSVSFDLEGEALLTGDTLFHESVGRVELGVEAGLEDSDVEANAATLYESLQRLLDRPNDAVVLPAHDPGSPEPPVAATLSEVRERNADLERDREKFVETLASDIPDHPPNFERVKRANVGREDVPGEELSELELGPNRCAAE, from the coding sequence ATGACCGAAATTAATCCGACCGAACTCGGCAACCGGTTACACGACGACGAAGACGTGCTCGTGCTCGATATCCGCTACCGGGACGACTACGAAGAGTGGCACGTTCCCGACAGCGTCAACGTCGACGTCTACGACGACCTGACCGCCGACACGGAGGCGGCGAAAGAAACTCTCGCGGATCTCCCGGAGGATCGAGAGATCGTCACCGTCTGCGCCGCAGGGGTCATCTCGCAGACGGCGACGGACGTTCTGCGAGAGCTGGGCTACGATGCCGAGACGCTGGCCGACGGGATGAACGGATGGAGTCGCGTTCACCGGAGCGACCCCGTCCCGACCGACCTCGACGGAACGCTCGTCCAGGTCGCCCGTCCGGGGAAGGGATGTCTCTCTCACGTCCTGATTTCGGACGGGGAGGCTGCCGTGTTCGACCCCTCGCACTACCACGAGGAGTACGAAGCGATTCTCGAGGACTACGACGCCGACCTCGTCGCCGTCTTCGATACGCACGCCCACGCCGACCACGTCTCCGGCGGTGCGGAACTCGCCGAGCGACACGATGTTCCGTACTCCCTCCATCCGAAAGATGCGCTCGAGATCGACGCGAATCCGATCGAGGACGGTGAATCGATCGCGATCGGGTCGGTCGATGTCGAGGTAATCCATACGCCCGGCCACAGCGAGGGCAGCGTCTCGTTCGATCTCGAGGGCGAGGCCCTGCTCACAGGCGATACGCTCTTCCACGAAAGCGTCGGCCGCGTCGAACTCGGCGTCGAGGCCGGACTCGAGGATTCCGACGTCGAAGCTAACGCTGCGACGCTCTACGAGAGCCTCCAGCGCCTGCTTGACCGCCCCAACGACGCGGTCGTCCTCCCGGCGCACGATCCCGGGTCGCCGGAGCCGCCGGTGGCGGCGACGTTGAGCGAGGTCCGAGAACGGAACGCGGACCTCGAACGCGACCGCGAGAAGTTCGTTGAGACGCTCGCCTCGGACATCCCGGACCATCCGCCGAACTTCGAGCGTGTCAAGCGCGCGAACGTCGGGCGGGAGGACGTCCCCGGCGAGGAACTGTCCGAACTCGAACTGGGTCCGAACCGCTGTGCTGCCGAGTAA
- a CDS encoding helix-turn-helix domain-containing protein — MSLYEASFRLKHECPYREISERYPDLTIREWYLSDCQVLEITSAEAPTDELLEEINGIGTVLHESIDDSGLHIVTQSCLCSLEGSILERFEEHDCLYQPPTIHRQGWEHYTVIAFDEADVRALLRDLERDRDIELLSKTAITEQQIPHSMLAPVDQLFEDLTDRQLAALQLALENGYYEQPRGTSLRELASQTSVARSTYEEHLRKAENKLMTNAGAYLRLVTSGSAGNPLQSGRSGTSEQRAD, encoded by the coding sequence ATGAGTCTGTACGAGGCCTCGTTTCGACTGAAACACGAGTGTCCCTACCGTGAGATTTCGGAGCGCTATCCCGATCTCACGATTCGCGAGTGGTACCTGAGCGACTGCCAGGTGCTCGAGATCACTTCCGCGGAGGCGCCGACCGACGAGTTGCTCGAGGAGATCAACGGGATCGGAACGGTCCTCCACGAGTCGATCGACGACTCGGGGCTCCACATCGTCACCCAGTCCTGTCTCTGCTCGCTCGAGGGGTCGATCCTGGAGCGGTTCGAGGAACACGATTGCCTCTATCAGCCGCCGACGATTCACCGGCAGGGCTGGGAGCATTACACGGTGATTGCGTTCGACGAAGCCGATGTGCGGGCGCTGTTACGGGATCTCGAACGGGACCGGGATATCGAACTGCTCTCCAAGACCGCCATCACGGAACAGCAGATCCCACACAGCATGTTGGCGCCGGTCGATCAGCTGTTCGAGGACCTCACCGACCGCCAGCTGGCAGCGTTACAGCTGGCGCTGGAGAACGGCTACTACGAACAGCCTCGAGGGACGTCGCTCAGAGAACTGGCGTCACAGACGTCGGTGGCCCGCTCGACCTACGAGGAACACCTGCGGAAAGCGGAGAACAAGCTGATGACGAACGCCGGCGCGTATCTGCGGTTGGTGACGTCGGGGTCGGCAGGGAATCCGCTGCAGTCGGGCCGGTCGGGAACGTCCGAACAGCGCGCTGACTGA
- a CDS encoding DUF7544 domain-containing protein, translated as MAWSAIDELRPAFEATRGLLLPFDLRRWLALAVIAFFVSGASGGNPGVSTTAGDTPRDESPVAEPPPPIDGPIAIPEINLGWIILAIGIAAAIGLVLLFFGAVMEFVFVRVVTDRDVRLRTHTRENVSNGATLLLFRIALVLGIAILIIVPAVVSLFLLSPLFLGLLAILFVPILIAVAIGIWLVHRFTVDFVVPVMLLEDRGILEAWGAFWPALKEEWKQYGVYALVRLGLGVVAGFVAGIGFVAIGLVLAVPFGIVAVVLYLVFETALGLLSIAIGALAVIALSYVLSVLIAGITLVQAPIQTYLRYYSLFVLGSITPPFDVVRSLRSTETDQTDAG; from the coding sequence ATGGCCTGGTCCGCTATCGACGAGCTGCGCCCGGCGTTCGAGGCGACGAGAGGACTGTTGCTTCCGTTCGATCTGCGACGGTGGCTCGCGCTCGCGGTGATCGCGTTCTTCGTATCGGGCGCCAGCGGTGGAAACCCCGGCGTCTCGACGACGGCCGGGGATACGCCGCGGGACGAGTCGCCGGTTGCCGAACCGCCACCGCCGATCGACGGTCCCATCGCGATACCCGAAATCAATCTCGGCTGGATCATTCTGGCGATCGGAATCGCTGCGGCGATCGGGCTCGTGCTACTGTTCTTCGGCGCGGTCATGGAGTTCGTGTTCGTTCGAGTCGTCACCGACCGCGACGTTCGATTGCGAACGCATACGCGAGAAAACGTCTCCAACGGTGCGACGCTGCTCCTGTTTCGAATCGCGCTCGTCCTCGGCATCGCGATACTGATCATAGTCCCGGCCGTCGTTTCCTTGTTCTTGCTCTCTCCGCTCTTCCTCGGGCTGCTAGCGATCCTCTTCGTGCCGATTCTCATCGCAGTCGCGATCGGTATCTGGCTCGTCCACCGGTTCACAGTCGACTTCGTCGTTCCGGTGATGCTCCTCGAGGACAGAGGGATTCTCGAGGCGTGGGGTGCGTTTTGGCCGGCCCTGAAGGAGGAGTGGAAGCAATACGGCGTGTACGCGCTCGTTCGCCTCGGGCTCGGCGTTGTCGCGGGATTCGTCGCGGGCATCGGATTCGTCGCTATCGGTCTCGTCCTCGCCGTCCCGTTCGGAATCGTCGCAGTCGTCCTCTATCTCGTCTTCGAAACGGCGCTCGGATTACTATCGATCGCGATCGGCGCACTGGCAGTGATCGCCCTCTCGTATGTGCTGTCGGTACTCATTGCGGGGATAACGCTCGTTCAGGCCCCGATCCAGACCTATCTTCGATACTACTCGCTGTTCGTGCTCGGTAGCATCACCCCGCCGTTCGACGTAGTGCGTTCGCTTCGGTCGACGGAGACGGATCAGACCGATGCGGGGTAG
- a CDS encoding pyridoxamine 5'-phosphate oxidase family protein encodes MDRVEYVYTIGMSDEEIEERLERVETGVLALAADDDAYAIPVAHHYESGSLYVRLSTDGSSTKLSYLEDTETACFTMYDVGESGDSWSIVVTGPLRKLTGRERTQFDETAVNESFLELRIFDEDVAAVDLEIYEIETETVTGRRTGE; translated from the coding sequence ATGGATCGAGTCGAGTACGTCTACACGATCGGAATGTCCGACGAAGAGATCGAAGAACGCCTCGAGCGCGTCGAAACCGGGGTACTCGCGCTCGCGGCCGATGACGACGCGTACGCGATTCCCGTCGCACACCACTACGAATCGGGCTCGCTCTACGTCCGGCTGTCGACCGACGGCTCGAGTACGAAGCTCTCGTACCTCGAGGACACGGAGACTGCGTGTTTCACGATGTACGACGTCGGCGAGTCCGGCGACTCCTGGAGCATCGTCGTCACCGGGCCGCTCCGGAAACTGACCGGACGAGAGCGGACGCAGTTCGACGAGACGGCGGTCAACGAGTCGTTCCTCGAGCTCCGGATCTTCGACGAGGACGTCGCGGCGGTCGATCTCGAGATCTACGAGATAGAGACCGAGACGGTTACCGGTCGGCGGACCGGCGAGTGA